In one Candidatus Paceibacterota bacterium genomic region, the following are encoded:
- the rplS gene encoding 50S ribosomal protein L19 yields the protein MQLSPVKIEDRKKLDIRSGDTIRVWQKIQEGKRKRSQAFEGLLISRKHGSEPGATFTLRKISSGVGVEMTFPLYSPKIEKVELVSRPKRARRAKLYYVRERAARALRKKIKQSRQIGQVLTESAPETKTEAEDKTE from the coding sequence ATGCAATTATCACCGGTAAAAATTGAAGACAGAAAGAAATTAGACATACGCTCGGGCGACACAATCCGCGTATGGCAAAAAATTCAGGAAGGCAAAAGAAAAAGAAGCCAGGCTTTTGAGGGACTTCTGATTTCAAGGAAACACGGCTCGGAACCGGGCGCGACTTTTACTTTGAGAAAAATTTCCAGTGGAGTCGGAGTTGAAATGACTTTTCCTTTATATTCTCCTAAAATAGAGAAAGTTGAGCTCGTATCAAGGCCGAAAAGGGCAAGACGCGCCAAGCTCTATTATGTAAGAGAAAGAGCGGCCAGAGCGCTGAGAAAGAAAATAAAACAATCCCGGCAAATAGGACAGGTGCTCACCGAAAGCGCCCCGGAAACAAAGACCGAAGCGGAAGATAAAACGGAATAA
- a CDS encoding RluA family pseudouridine synthase, whose protein sequence is MTSTRSEVRVLYRPPMNPEIIYEDENVLAINKPAGLLAHRAEKTKPEEKTLADWILENRPEISTVGDEPKLRPGLVHRLDRDTSGIMVIAKNQKSFEFLKKQFQEHEAKKNYTALVEGEVKEDSGEINLPIGRSAKNPSRRVASKKAVGKLRDSLTEYKTVKKFFAGENKFTLLSVSPKTGRTHQIRVHLKAISRPVVCDKLYSKNPLCPFGLKRHFLHASSLEISLPDGGKIKLEADLPEDLKNTLTMLETA, encoded by the coding sequence TTGACATCGACGAGGTCAGAGGTTCGAGTCCTCTACCGCCCACCAATGAATCCGGAAATTATCTATGAAGACGAAAACGTCCTGGCAATAAACAAGCCTGCCGGACTTTTAGCGCATCGCGCCGAAAAAACAAAACCGGAAGAAAAAACTCTGGCAGATTGGATTTTGGAAAACCGGCCGGAAATTTCCACGGTCGGAGATGAACCGAAACTTAGGCCGGGGCTGGTGCACCGCTTAGACAGAGACACGTCCGGAATAATGGTGATAGCCAAAAACCAAAAATCTTTTGAATTTCTAAAAAAACAATTTCAAGAACACGAAGCGAAAAAAAATTACACCGCCCTTGTCGAAGGCGAAGTAAAAGAAGATTCGGGAGAAATAAATCTGCCGATAGGAAGGAGCGCGAAAAATCCATCGAGAAGAGTCGCCTCAAAAAAAGCCGTTGGCAAACTCCGCGATTCTCTTACGGAATACAAAACAGTAAAAAAATTTTTTGCGGGAGAAAATAAATTCACGCTTCTTAGCGTATCGCCCAAAACCGGACGCACTCATCAGATAAGGGTTCATCTAAAAGCGATAAGCCGGCCTGTCGTCTGCGACAAATTGTATTCCAAAAACCCCCTATGCCCTTTCGGGCTGAAAAGACACTTTCTGCACGCATCGTCTTTGGAAATTTCCCTGCCCGACGGAGGAAAAATCAAGCTGGAAGCCGATTTACCCGAAGATTTGAAAAATACTCTAACAATGCTTGAAACAGCTTAA
- the recJ gene encoding single-stranded-DNA-specific exonuclease RecJ has translation MKKEWKLAEQVSDDLEEQLLFTRGIKTEEEKEKFLNPDYERGLFDPFEMLDMDKAVSRILKAIRGDERIVLYGDYDADGVCGTAIMHDFFKKIGFENFEVFIPDRNIDGYGLNEKAINEIVKSGCGLIITIDCGITDVEEVALAAEKGIDTVILDHHLESGPIPKAVAVVDPKRKGDVYPFNFLAGAGVAFKTVQALIRKGEFKIVPGWEKWLLDLVAIATVADMVPLESENRELVFYGLKVLQKTARTGLLVFFKKFGINQSSVNEDDIAFTIGPRINVASRMDHANASFALLTTESKEEAKSISEHLFLLNQERRDSVDSILEEVGRRISSGEIPLAIIEGDESWKAGVLGLAANRILEKYHRPVFLWGKNGEAGMKGSCRAEGEVNLVEVLNLLPEGVLIEAGGHAFAGGFSVFPGKEESLKKELLNIFEKINLPEAGKIIVADKEVKIEEVDRNFWKIVEKFRPFGMDNPKPVFWLKDMEVSNVKMFGNGGIHIQIDFQKRNGVISAIGFFMKNEGNFDIKKGDKIDLLASVEKSDYKGYDELRLRLFDLKKIL, from the coding sequence ATGAAAAAAGAATGGAAACTTGCCGAGCAGGTGTCCGATGATTTGGAAGAACAGCTTCTTTTCACTCGAGGGATAAAAACGGAAGAAGAAAAAGAAAAATTTCTCAACCCTGATTATGAACGGGGTCTTTTTGATCCGTTTGAGATGTTGGATATGGACAAGGCGGTTTCCCGAATTTTGAAAGCGATACGCGGTGATGAAAGAATCGTTTTATACGGCGATTATGACGCGGACGGAGTTTGCGGCACCGCGATAATGCACGATTTTTTCAAAAAAATCGGATTTGAAAATTTTGAGGTTTTTATTCCGGACAGAAACATTGACGGTTACGGGTTAAACGAAAAAGCGATAAATGAAATAGTAAAAAGCGGCTGCGGACTGATTATTACCATTGATTGCGGAATAACCGACGTGGAAGAAGTCGCGCTTGCCGCGGAAAAAGGAATTGATACCGTTATCTTGGACCATCATCTTGAATCCGGCCCGATTCCCAAAGCTGTGGCGGTGGTTGACCCGAAGCGGAAAGGCGACGTCTATCCTTTTAATTTTCTTGCAGGCGCCGGGGTCGCTTTCAAAACCGTTCAGGCTTTAATACGGAAAGGCGAATTCAAAATTGTCCCAGGCTGGGAAAAATGGCTTTTGGATTTGGTCGCCATCGCGACAGTTGCCGATATGGTTCCGCTTGAAAGCGAAAACAGGGAACTCGTTTTTTACGGGCTTAAGGTTCTTCAAAAAACGGCAAGAACAGGTCTTCTTGTTTTTTTTAAAAAATTCGGGATAAACCAATCCAGCGTAAACGAAGATGACATCGCTTTTACGATCGGGCCAAGAATAAACGTGGCAAGCAGAATGGATCATGCCAACGCTTCTTTCGCCTTGCTCACGACCGAATCAAAAGAAGAAGCTAAAAGCATTTCAGAACACCTTTTTTTATTGAACCAGGAGCGCCGCGATTCGGTTGATTCCATTCTTGAAGAAGTAGGGAGAAGGATTTCTTCAGGGGAAATTCCTCTGGCTATAATAGAAGGTGATGAATCATGGAAAGCCGGAGTTTTGGGGCTTGCGGCAAACAGGATTTTGGAAAAATATCACAGGCCGGTATTTTTGTGGGGCAAGAACGGAGAAGCCGGAATGAAAGGTTCCTGCAGGGCCGAAGGAGAAGTTAATTTGGTGGAAGTGTTGAATCTTTTGCCCGAAGGCGTGCTTATTGAAGCCGGCGGGCACGCTTTTGCCGGCGGCTTTTCTGTCTTTCCCGGAAAAGAAGAAAGTCTTAAAAAGGAACTTTTAAACATTTTTGAAAAAATAAATTTGCCGGAAGCCGGAAAGATTATTGTTGCCGACAAAGAAGTAAAGATCGAGGAAGTCGACCGGAATTTTTGGAAAATTGTTGAAAAATTCCGTCCTTTTGGAATGGATAATCCGAAACCGGTTTTTTGGCTGAAAGATATGGAAGTTTCGAATGTTAAGATGTTTGGGAACGGAGGCATACATATTCAGATTGATTTTCAAAAAAGAAACGGAGTGATTTCCGCGATAGGATTTTTTATGAAAAACGAAGGCAATTTTGATATCAAAAAAGGAGATAAAATCGACTTGCTCGCGTCCGTGGAAAAATCGGATTACAAAGGATATGATGAGCTAAGGCTGAGGCTGTTTGATTTAAAAAAGATTTTATGA
- a CDS encoding ribonuclease HI family protein yields the protein MKKEKTQNKIIIYTDGGSRGNPGPSGIGVVITDEKDYVVKKYSKDIGTRTNNEAEYEAVIFALQKAKQVFGKEKIKDLEIEIRMDSELVCRQLRGEYKILEEKLFPLFIKIWNLRLDLGKIIYKEIPREKNREADKLANQAMDERKKQETMF from the coding sequence ATGAAAAAAGAAAAAACTCAAAATAAAATAATTATTTATACGGATGGGGGAAGCAGGGGAAACCCCGGGCCCTCGGGTATTGGAGTTGTCATAACGGATGAAAAAGATTACGTCGTTAAGAAATATTCAAAAGACATCGGAACCCGCACGAATAACGAAGCGGAATACGAAGCCGTGATTTTCGCTTTGCAAAAAGCGAAACAGGTTTTTGGAAAAGAAAAAATAAAAGATTTGGAAATTGAAATACGAATGGACAGCGAGCTTGTGTGCCGCCAGCTTAGGGGAGAGTATAAAATTTTGGAAGAAAAGCTTTTCCCTCTTTTTATAAAAATATGGAACTTGCGCCTGGATTTGGGAAAAATAATATATAAGGAAATTCCGAGGGAAAAGAACAGGGAAGCGGATAAATTGGCAAATCAGGCGATGGACGAGAGAAAAAAGCAGGAAACGATGTTTTAA
- a CDS encoding ComEC/Rec2 family competence protein has translation MHSRIFLIFCACFALGVFFSSFADLSLFFGLFWIFLSLVFAGFSISPVFIHRKIIIFLSISLFAFGSGCFWFSFKAVSSSEIKTLENKIEEKIVLVLTVSEEPEERENHTNIVFETKEGVKIFTSANRYPALKYGDSAEVKGVLKSPEKFSSDFDWPAYLSKDEIYFQMFYPEIKLTSSGDSLSLKGGLYAIKEKFISSINRIIPEPESALLGGLTVGAKRSLPESLLEDFKKTGVAHIVVLSGYNITIVADAIIKLFNFLPSAFGIGFGFLSIVLFTLMTGASATAVRASIMAGVALLARSTGRVYEATMALVFAGFLMIICNPKILRFDASFQLSFLATLSLIYLAPVLEKRFLFFPKKFGIRTLASSTLSAQIFVLPLLLYKTGIFSAVSLPVNLLILPFIPATMLFGFLAGVADFIFAPFSLPFGWIAHGFLAYELKVVEFFAGLPLSSFSLPNFPLWLMWFSYFILIILIFISQKQNDASIQK, from the coding sequence ATGCACTCAAGGATTTTTTTAATTTTTTGCGCCTGTTTCGCTTTGGGCGTATTTTTTTCGTCTTTTGCGGACCTGTCTTTGTTCTTCGGGCTTTTTTGGATATTTTTAAGTTTGGTTTTCGCGGGATTTTCTATTTCTCCTGTCTTTATCCACAGGAAAATTATTATTTTCTTATCAATTTCGCTTTTTGCCTTCGGCTCGGGCTGTTTTTGGTTTTCGTTTAAAGCGGTTTCTTCTTCGGAGATAAAAACGCTTGAAAATAAAATCGAAGAAAAGATTGTTTTGGTTTTAACTGTTTCCGAAGAGCCGGAAGAGCGCGAAAATCATACAAATATCGTCTTTGAAACAAAAGAAGGCGTAAAAATTTTTACATCAGCTAATCGCTACCCCGCCCTGAAATACGGGGACAGCGCCGAAGTCAAAGGCGTTCTTAAAAGCCCCGAAAAATTCAGTTCGGATTTCGATTGGCCCGCTTATCTTTCAAAAGACGAAATTTATTTTCAGATGTTTTATCCGGAAATCAAGCTTACTTCTTCAGGCGACAGCCTTTCCCTAAAGGGCGGACTTTATGCAATAAAAGAAAAATTTATTTCATCCATAAATCGTATTATCCCCGAACCGGAGTCCGCGCTTTTGGGCGGTCTTACGGTGGGCGCGAAACGCAGTTTGCCCGAGTCGCTTCTTGAAGATTTCAAAAAAACCGGAGTCGCGCATATTGTCGTTCTTTCCGGATATAACATTACTATAGTAGCCGACGCGATTATTAAGCTTTTTAATTTTTTGCCTTCGGCTTTCGGTATCGGTTTTGGTTTTTTGAGCATTGTTCTTTTCACCTTGATGACAGGCGCTTCGGCAACGGCGGTTCGCGCTTCAATTATGGCGGGAGTGGCGCTTTTGGCGCGTTCCACCGGAAGAGTTTATGAAGCGACGATGGCTTTAGTGTTCGCGGGTTTTTTGATGATAATTTGTAATCCTAAAATTTTGCGGTTTGATGCTTCGTTTCAGCTTTCGTTTCTCGCCACGTTATCATTGATTTATCTTGCTCCTGTTTTGGAAAAACGTTTTCTTTTTTTTCCGAAAAAATTCGGAATAAGAACGCTCGCGTCTTCCACGCTGTCGGCGCAAATTTTTGTATTGCCTCTTCTTTTATACAAAACAGGAATTTTTTCCGCTGTTTCGCTCCCTGTTAACCTCTTGATTTTGCCGTTCATCCCCGCGACAATGCTTTTCGGATTTTTGGCGGGTGTCGCGGATTTTATTTTTGCGCCGTTTTCTCTTCCTTTTGGATGGATTGCTCACGGATTTTTGGCTTATGAGCTTAAGGTCGTTGAATTTTTTGCAGGCCTGCCTCTCTCGTCTTTTTCTCTGCCTAATTTTCCATTATGGCTGATGTGGTTTTCTTACTTTATTTTGATTATTCTGATTTTTATATCACAAAAACAAAATGATGCGTCGATTCAAAAATAA
- a CDS encoding MBL fold metallo-hydrolase, giving the protein MMRRFKNNLKFILPSLFFAVAVLVWYAVFCENRKGLEVDFLDVGQGDAIFIQAENGNQVLLDAGEGKAVLRELAEIMPFYDRSIDGLILSHPHSDHLAGFLEVLKRYKVGIVIEPCLETDSPEYKEWLTLVEENKISRVCAKKGETIDIGSGLVLDIILPVGEISGRKEHDAMLAAKLSYGKTSFLFTGDMEKNLENYLASVYKTDLKSNVLKIGHHGSDTSTSEMFLGYVSPEYAVIPVGEKNKYGHPKNVILERLEKFGVKIFRTDQSGLLKFKSDGSRVLLAN; this is encoded by the coding sequence ATGATGCGTCGATTCAAAAATAATCTTAAATTTATATTGCCGTCCTTGTTTTTCGCGGTCGCGGTTTTGGTTTGGTACGCTGTTTTTTGTGAAAACAGAAAAGGTCTTGAAGTGGATTTTTTGGATGTTGGGCAAGGAGACGCTATCTTTATCCAGGCGGAAAACGGAAACCAGGTTCTTCTGGACGCGGGCGAAGGAAAAGCCGTTTTGCGCGAGCTTGCTGAAATTATGCCTTTTTACGATCGTTCAATAGACGGGTTGATTTTGTCTCATCCTCACTCCGACCACCTCGCGGGGTTTTTGGAAGTTTTAAAAAGATACAAAGTCGGCATCGTTATTGAACCGTGTCTTGAAACCGATTCGCCGGAATATAAAGAATGGCTGACTTTGGTCGAAGAAAATAAAATTTCAAGAGTCTGCGCAAAAAAAGGAGAAACCATTGATATCGGCAGCGGCTTGGTTCTGGACATTATTCTTCCTGTCGGCGAAATTTCCGGCAGAAAAGAACATGACGCCATGCTTGCGGCGAAATTGAGTTATGGCAAAACATCCTTTTTATTCACGGGAGACATGGAAAAAAATTTGGAAAATTATTTGGCGTCCGTTTATAAAACGGATTTGAAAAGCAATGTTTTAAAAATCGGGCACCACGGGTCTGACACTTCCACTTCGGAAATGTTTCTGGGGTATGTTTCGCCGGAGTACGCGGTTATTCCCGTTGGAGAGAAAAATAAATATGGCCATCCCAAAAATGTAATATTGGAAAGGCTTGAAAAATTTGGCGTGAAAATTTTTCGCACCGACCAGTCCGGTCTTTTAAAGTTTAAAAGCGACGGTTCGCGAGTTCTTCTTGCCAATTGA
- a CDS encoding nucleoside-diphosphate kinase: protein MHFSKEKTLVLIKPDGIQRSLIGDIIKRFERIGLKLCAVKMLVPKKDFVEKHYTVDPEWRRVTGEKTIKSYKAQGKTPPSENPLDITEAILKRLTEYMSSGPVIAMVWQGAHAIKLVRKLVGGTEPLSSDTGTIRGDFVLDSYEMSDGDERCIRNLVHASGSVEDAQKEIALWFLPDEVINYRLVQEGILYDVNLDGILE from the coding sequence ATGCATTTTTCAAAAGAAAAGACATTGGTTTTGATAAAGCCAGACGGAATTCAGCGTTCGCTTATCGGCGATATCATCAAAAGATTCGAACGAATAGGGCTTAAGCTTTGCGCTGTAAAAATGCTTGTCCCCAAGAAAGATTTTGTGGAGAAGCATTACACGGTTGACCCCGAATGGAGGAGGGTTACGGGAGAAAAAACCATAAAGAGCTATAAGGCGCAGGGCAAAACTCCGCCGTCGGAAAATCCTTTGGATATTACCGAAGCGATTTTAAAAAGACTGACAGAATATATGTCATCGGGTCCGGTTATCGCCATGGTTTGGCAGGGGGCTCATGCCATTAAATTGGTGAGAAAATTGGTTGGGGGCACGGAGCCGCTTTCTTCGGATACCGGAACAATAAGGGGTGATTTTGTCTTGGATTCTTATGAAATGTCCGACGGAGACGAGAGGTGTATCAGAAATCTTGTTCACGCTTCCGGCTCGGTTGAGGACGCTCAAAAAGAAATTGCTCTTTGGTTTTTACCCGATGAAGTAATAAACTATCGGCTTGTGCAGGAGGGAATACTTTATGACGTGAATTTGGACGGAATTTTGGAATAG
- a CDS encoding MBL fold metallo-hydrolase, whose protein sequence is MLKLTFFGGAQEVTGANYLLEYHLGEKKDQPIKILVDCGLLQGTKEQEEKNREPFKYLPGEIDFLFITHAHLDHIGRIPQLVKNGFAGRIISTAATKDLSELSLSDSLNIFEKEAAKWNIEPIYSKEDITEAMRLWETVEYEQQLKLEGFTATLREAGHILGSAMIEFNIEGKKIVFTGDLGNFPAPLLRAPYNLSETDYLIIESAYGNKEHEDKESRKMKVERAIEKVVSKNGVLMIPSFSVERTQELLFEINDLVENKHIPSLPVFLDSPMAIRATEIYKRYEKYFNKEAQYVIDSGDDIFKFPGLKMTLKSEESKVINSIPPPKIIMAGSGMSTGGRIIHHEKRYLPDPNSTLLIAGYQTAGTLGRHLSDGAKEVEILGERIPVNAEILPVSGYSAHLDAEGLYSFIEKIADRAEKIFVVQGEPAAACFLTQRVRDCLGADAVAPKIGDSFELV, encoded by the coding sequence ATGTTGAAGTTAACATTTTTTGGCGGAGCGCAGGAAGTGACAGGCGCGAATTATCTTTTGGAATATCATTTGGGTGAAAAAAAAGACCAGCCGATAAAAATATTGGTTGATTGCGGTTTACTGCAGGGGACAAAAGAGCAAGAAGAAAAAAACAGGGAACCTTTCAAATATCTTCCCGGAGAAATCGATTTTTTATTTATTACACACGCGCACTTGGACCATATAGGCAGAATTCCTCAGCTTGTTAAAAACGGTTTTGCCGGACGCATAATTTCTACGGCGGCCACTAAAGACCTTTCCGAACTTTCTCTTTCCGACAGTCTTAATATTTTTGAAAAAGAAGCGGCGAAATGGAATATTGAGCCGATTTATTCCAAAGAAGACATAACGGAAGCGATGAGGCTTTGGGAAACAGTTGAATATGAACAGCAGCTCAAATTGGAGGGTTTTACGGCAACCTTAAGAGAAGCGGGGCATATTCTTGGTTCCGCGATGATTGAGTTTAATATAGAAGGCAAGAAAATTGTTTTTACCGGAGACTTGGGGAATTTTCCCGCGCCGCTTCTGCGGGCTCCTTACAATCTTTCGGAAACCGATTATCTCATAATAGAAAGCGCTTATGGCAATAAAGAACATGAAGATAAAGAGAGCCGGAAGATGAAAGTGGAGAGAGCGATTGAAAAAGTCGTTTCTAAAAACGGCGTTTTGATGATCCCTTCTTTTTCGGTAGAGAGAACGCAGGAGCTTCTTTTTGAAATCAACGACCTTGTGGAGAATAAACATATTCCAAGCTTGCCTGTTTTTTTGGACAGCCCGATGGCGATAAGGGCAACGGAAATTTACAAGAGATATGAAAAATATTTTAACAAAGAAGCGCAATACGTGATTGACTCGGGGGATGACATTTTTAAATTTCCCGGTTTGAAGATGACTCTTAAAAGCGAGGAATCAAAAGTTATAAATTCTATTCCGCCTCCAAAAATAATAATGGCAGGTTCCGGGATGTCCACCGGCGGCAGAATTATCCATCATGAAAAAAGATATTTGCCGGACCCCAACAGTACTTTGCTTATTGCCGGCTACCAGACAGCCGGAACTTTAGGCAGGCATCTTTCCGACGGCGCGAAAGAAGTGGAAATTTTAGGGGAAAGAATTCCGGTTAACGCCGAAATTTTGCCGGTAAGCGGATATTCGGCGCATTTGGACGCGGAGGGTCTCTATTCTTTTATAGAAAAAATCGCGGACCGCGCGGAAAAAATTTTCGTGGTCCAAGGCGAGCCGGCGGCGGCGTGTTTTTTGACTCAGCGGGTAAGGGATTGTCTTGGAGCCGACGCGGTTGCGCCAAAAATTGGAGATAGTTTTGAATTGGTGTAA
- a CDS encoding MgtC/SapB family protein, translated as MFMSLESLTPVFFQLFLAAVLGMAVGFERWKIGKPAGMKTYALVSLGSALFTILSVSGFSEFVGSGGYDPSRLASQVVVGVGFLGAGIIFSSQKEVHGLTTAAAIWVSAAVGTAVGLKFYAVAVFTAMLTVFILWFLRLIESKVPRAEGKDEIS; from the coding sequence ATGTTTATGTCTTTGGAATCTCTTACCCCAGTTTTTTTTCAACTTTTTCTCGCCGCTGTCTTGGGAATGGCTGTCGGTTTTGAACGTTGGAAAATAGGCAAGCCGGCGGGAATGAAAACGTACGCTCTTGTTTCGCTGGGTTCGGCCCTTTTTACTATTTTATCCGTTTCCGGTTTTTCCGAATTTGTGGGGAGCGGAGGATATGACCCGAGCCGTTTGGCAAGCCAGGTTGTTGTTGGTGTAGGTTTTCTTGGCGCCGGAATAATTTTTTCTTCCCAAAAAGAAGTGCACGGCCTTACGACCGCGGCGGCAATTTGGGTTTCCGCCGCCGTCGGCACGGCGGTCGGTCTTAAATTTTACGCGGTTGCCGTCTTTACCGCGATGCTCACTGTTTTTATTCTTTGGTTTTTAAGGCTTATAGAAAGCAAAGTTCCAAGGGCGGAAGGAAAGGATGAAATATCTTAG
- a CDS encoding aromatic amino acid transport family protein, translating into MKYLRGIGIIVGLMFGAGIFALPYTVLKSGVLWGLIHFFVALFLIIFLHLLYAEISFRAGDGHRFVGYVRMLLGEKYKSSALFITLASYYGTLLAYGVLGGIFLSNFFEEKPVFFATLAFFVFGSLFLLLKMGNIAFLNFCLSIPLFVFVVILAFLLFPSFDTANFHLLPQNEIAGNSNWFLPYGVWIFALSALAVIPDARDLFRSSSVRNLKRVVLASIFLCAAAYLLFTFAVLGSSGLETSDDALSGLSGILGSKIILAGSIMGFLAVFTSFLALGFDLLQIFRFDFKISKTASWFLAIAPPLLFFLLGFHNFGKIIGVVGTIGIGFTGFLVILMGWKSRKNFWIAGVLASLAIFAAVAYEVFNIFF; encoded by the coding sequence ATGAAATATCTTAGAGGGATCGGAATTATTGTCGGACTTATGTTCGGGGCGGGAATTTTTGCCCTTCCTTATACTGTTTTAAAATCGGGGGTATTGTGGGGGCTTATACATTTTTTTGTAGCCCTCTTTTTAATAATTTTTCTTCATCTTCTTTATGCGGAAATTTCTTTTCGCGCGGGTGACGGCCACCGGTTTGTCGGTTATGTGCGGATGCTTCTGGGAGAAAAGTACAAGAGTTCGGCGCTTTTCATAACCCTCGCGTCGTACTACGGGACGCTTTTGGCTTACGGTGTTTTGGGAGGCATTTTCCTTTCCAATTTTTTTGAAGAAAAACCGGTGTTTTTTGCTACGCTGGCGTTTTTTGTTTTTGGCTCCCTTTTTCTCCTTCTAAAAATGGGGAATATCGCTTTTTTAAATTTTTGCCTTTCAATTCCACTTTTTGTTTTCGTCGTCATTCTTGCCTTTTTGCTTTTTCCGTCTTTTGACACGGCAAACTTTCATCTGTTGCCGCAAAATGAAATTGCTGGAAATTCAAATTGGTTTTTGCCGTACGGTGTCTGGATTTTCGCCCTGTCGGCTCTTGCCGTTATTCCAGACGCGCGAGACCTTTTTCGCTCGTCGTCTGTTAGAAATTTGAAGAGAGTCGTTTTGGCAAGCATTTTTTTGTGCGCCGCGGCTTATCTTCTTTTTACTTTCGCGGTGCTGGGCTCAAGCGGTTTGGAGACAAGCGATGACGCTTTGTCCGGGCTCTCCGGTATTTTGGGCAGTAAAATTATCTTAGCGGGTTCTATTATGGGTTTTTTGGCGGTTTTCACTTCTTTTCTCGCCTTGGGTTTTGACCTTCTTCAAATTTTCCGTTTTGATTTCAAAATTTCAAAAACCGCTTCGTGGTTTTTGGCGATAGCGCCTCCTCTTCTTTTTTTCCTCTTGGGTTTTCATAATTTCGGTAAAATTATCGGAGTGGTCGGCACGATAGGCATCGGCTTTACGGGTTTTTTGGTTATTTTAATGGGATGGAAATCAAGAAAAAATTTTTGGATTGCCGGAGTCTTAGCATCTTTGGCGATTTTTGCCGCGGTTGCTTACGAAGTTTTTAATATTTTTTTCTGA
- a CDS encoding endonuclease Q family protein codes for MKIIADFHIHSKYSRAVSRDMVLANISKTAAKKGIQVMGTGDFTHPAWFDEIKKELKPAEEGLFKIKNDETRFMLTAEIANIYSKGGKTRRVHNVIFSPTIEAVEKINNKLNWIGNLKSDGRPMLGLDSKKLLEIILDADPRCVLVPAHAWTPWFSIFGSMSGFDSIEECFDDLSGHIFAIETGLSSDPGMNWRLSALDKISLISNSDSHSPSKIGREANVFDCDLSYDGIFSVIKKTEPADRQAGKFLYTIEFFPEEGKYHFDGHSACKVSFSPEETKKLEGLCPVCGRKMTIGVLSRVNVLADRGEGAKPAGAVPYKNLIPLNEIIAEAKDVGVQTKTVGGIYEKLLDEFGTEMEILLETPVEKIFEIAGARVSEGLKNMREGKVKIKPGYDGEYGKISLFGEGDEKEKQTQKSLF; via the coding sequence ATGAAAATAATCGCTGATTTTCACATCCACTCCAAATATTCCCGCGCCGTTTCCCGCGATATGGTTTTGGCAAATATCTCTAAAACCGCCGCGAAAAAAGGAATTCAAGTTATGGGCACCGGAGATTTTACTCATCCCGCGTGGTTTGATGAAATTAAAAAAGAACTTAAGCCGGCGGAAGAAGGTCTTTTTAAAATCAAAAACGATGAAACAAGATTTATGCTTACCGCGGAAATCGCCAACATTTATTCAAAGGGCGGAAAAACGCGGCGCGTCCATAATGTGATTTTTTCTCCCACGATAGAGGCGGTGGAAAAAATAAACAATAAATTAAACTGGATAGGAAATTTGAAATCCGACGGCAGGCCCATGCTTGGTTTGGATTCTAAAAAACTTCTGGAAATAATTTTGGACGCCGACCCGCGGTGCGTTCTCGTCCCTGCTCACGCGTGGACCCCGTGGTTTTCCATTTTCGGTTCGATGTCGGGATTTGATTCCATAGAAGAATGTTTTGACGATTTGAGCGGCCATATTTTCGCGATTGAAACGGGGCTTTCATCGGACCCGGGAATGAACTGGCGGCTTTCCGCTTTGGATAAAATTTCTTTGATTTCAAATTCCGACAGCCACTCGCCTTCAAAAATCGGAAGGGAAGCGAATGTTTTTGACTGCGATTTAAGTTATGACGGAATATTTTCCGTTATAAAAAAGACCGAACCTGCCGACAGGCAGGCGGGAAAATTTTTGTACACGATTGAATTTTTTCCGGAAGAAGGCAAATATCATTTTGACGGGCACAGCGCCTGCAAGGTTTCTTTTTCTCCGGAAGAAACGAAAAAATTGGAAGGTTTGTGTCCGGTATGCGGAAGAAAAATGACAATAGGAGTTTTAAGCAGGGTAAACGTTCTGGCGGACAGGGGAGAAGGGGCAAAACCCGCGGGCGCGGTTCCTTATAAAAATTTAATTCCTCTTAACGAGATAATCGCCGAAGCTAAAGATGTCGGCGTTCAGACAAAAACCGTCGGCGGCATCTATGAAAAATTGCTTGACGAGTTTGGCACGGAAATGGAAATTTTGCTTGAAACGCCCGTTGAAAAAATTTTTGAAATTGCAGGAGCTCGCGTTTCCGAAGGATTAAAAAATATGCGCGAAGGAAAAGTAAAAATAAAACCCGGGTATGACGGCGAGTATGGAAAAATTTCTTTGTTCGGCGAAGGCGATGAAAAAGAAAAACAGACACAAAAAAGTTTATTTTAA